The Aphanothece sacrum FPU1 nucleotide sequence AAGAGCAGATATTAGATGAGGATTTTTATGGTAATGGATGAGAAGAAATAGTCAAAAAAATGATTTATATTAATAACGATACCATATCCATAGGCTGCTGCTAAGTCAAAAACAGTAGAGTCAGGTTGATAGTAAACTAAGTTTTGGGGACGATGAAGAGTAGACTCTAAAGCACCTTCATCAAGTATATTAGAATGTCCTCCATAATCTCTAATAATGGCATTGTGTAAAGTTACAACTTCTAATTGTGTAAGCCATTGATAATAAGAAGTCATTGATCAGATAAAGCTTTTAATGTGTTATGGTAAAGTTCCTTGACTTTTTGATAAGCTTCCATCGTAGCAGCTAAATCAGAATTATAAGGAGATAAAACAATTCGACCATCAGCTTCTTTTCTTATTAAAACTTCATCACCTGATTTAACACCAAGATGTTTTAAGTATTCTTCAGGAAATGTTATACCAACACCATTATCAATGATTTTAAGTTTAAGGGTAGTCATCAGTTTCTTGGTTAAGTCATGACACTATTATAATATCCATGGTTAAGTGTAATAGGAATTGTTAAGACGAAAAAAATAGGAGTCAAGGATAAATTCCCTGACTCCCTAAAAATTAAGGTATTTATTGGTTAACTAAAAGGAAACCTAACCTTCTCGACGGGTACTCAAGTCACCCACTTTAGCAAACAAACCAAACTCGACTTGTTCTTCGAGATCAGGGTCAATACCCGCAAATACATCTCGGTACAGAGTACGAGAACCATGCCAAATATGACCAAAGAAGAACAACAGAGCAAAGACAGCGTGTCCAAAAGTGAACCAACCTCTGGGACTGGTACGGAATACCCCATCAGAACCCAAAGTTTCGCGGTCAAATTCAAAAGCTTCACCTAACTGAGCTTGACGAGCGAATTTCTTCACATCAGCAGGGTTAGAAAAGACTTGACCATCTAACGCACCACCGTAGAAACTAACAGTTATACCCGTTTGTTCCACACTGAGTTTAGACTCTGCCCGACGGAAAGGAATATCCGCACGAACAACACCTTCAGCATCAGTCATAACAATGGGGAAAGTTTCAAAGAAGTTAGGCATCCGACGAACGTTTAATACCCGACCTTCTTTGTCCTTAAAGACCGCATGACCTAACCAACTTTGGGCGATACCATCACCACTGACCATGGAACCAGTACGGAATAAACCGCCTTTAGCGGGGCTATTACCCACATAGTCATAAAACGCCAATTTTTCAGGAATTTTTGACCAAGCTTCAGTTAAGCTGTCTCCAGCCGCTACATTCGCTTCTACCCGACGAGCAATTTCTTGTTGGAAGAAACCATTATCCCATTGATAACGGGTCGGCCCAAATAACTCAACAGGAGTGGTCGCATTGCCATACCACATGGTTCCAGCTACCACGAAAGCAGCGAAGAATACAGCCGCAATACTGCTAGAGAGAACGGTTTCAATATTCCCCATTCTCAAAGCTTTGTAAAGGCGTTCGGGAGGCCGTACCGTTAAGTGGAATAACCCCGCAATAATGCCCACAATACCAGCCGCAATGTGGTGAGCCACTACACCACCTGGATTAAAGGGGTTAAACCCGGCTGGCCCCCATTCAGGTGCCACAGGTTGAACATGGCCAGTCAAACTATAGGGGTCAGATACCCACATTCCAGGCCCCCACAATCCGGTGAGGTGAAATGCGCCAAACCCAAAGCAGAGTAGACCAGATAAGAACAAGTGAATCCCGAACATTTTTGGTAAGTCGAGAGCGGGTTCTCCTGTACGAGCATCAACAAATAGCTCTAAGTCCCAGAAAACCCAATGCCAAACGGCAGCTAAGAAGAGTAAACCAGATAGGACAATATGAGCGGCAGCAACCCCTTCAAATGACCAATAACCAGGATTTAACCCAGTTTCTCCGGTGACACTCCAACCACCCCAAGAACTAGTGACTCCTAAACGGGCCATGAAGGGAAGTACAAACATCCCTTGTCGCCACATAGGGTTAAGAACGGGATCACTAGGATCAAAAATAGCTAGCTCATACAGAGCCATAGAACCTGCCCAACCTGCTACTAGAGCAGTGTGCATCAGGTGAACTGATATTAAACGTCCTGGGTCATTCAGAACGACTGTGTGAACTCGATACCAAGGTAGTCCCATTGACTACACCCCTCCTATTGACAATATGTATACTTTGACGCTTTTTTCTTAATTTGTCTTGGCTTATTTATGATACTCTAGCCGCGATCGCTTATAAATGGGCGTTCAAGGTTAAGAGTAAGCTAACCACCATTATCTGTGTAGATGAAACCTTCTGTAAAGTAAAAACCCCTGGTGGGAGTCAGGGGTTTCTTTAGGAGGGTGTTAGAAAACTAGATGATCTCTTAGCCGTTGAAAAGGTTTTGTAAGTTTTTTTGTTCTATATTTTGTACTTTCAAAAAGTGGCATTAAATACTACAAATTGATCTAATTATATTTATTTAGCCAATTTTTGGGAATACCCTCTTCAAAAGAAGTTTCTCTAATAAGACTACTTTATCCGATATCCAAAATAATAATATTGTTATCAGTAGAAATAAGGGAATCCTTACTAGATGTGGCAGATTTAGTTGACGATTAATAACGAAGAAAAATAACCCGTAAACAACGCGGTGAAGCAAATAAGCTGCATAGGATAAATTAGATAAATACACAACTAACGATTTCTGTTGTTTAATCCATTGAGAAATCAGAAAAACTCCTAAAGTTAATAGGGTGGTGAAAAGAAATGAGTGGATGAAAAAATAAATGACATTAATGACATCTATCAATTTCAGATGAAGACTATGAGGAAATGTGAGTTGATCTTGGGTTTGCAAAAATAAAGAGAAAATAGTTATTAACAATAAATTTAAAAGTATGGCTGGTTTTAAATATATTTGTTTTCTATTAAAAAACTCTGCAAATCCAGCTACGATGGAACCAAAAACAAAAATTGGATAGTAAAAAATTAAACGTAAATCAATTAATTCAATATCATTAATTTCAAAAATAAACTTGATAAAAACGAGTAATAAAAAAATAAATAAATTAGCAATTATAAATTTCCTAATAGGTAAAGCTGCCGTTATGAGAAAAAGAAGATAGAAAGGAACAATCATCCCTATAAACCAGATAGTCATCATCTGTGGTATCTTAGGGTAAAAAATAACTTGTAAACAAAGTAGATGACCAATAATGGCTCGTACTATGGGTTGTAAATCAAAAGGCTGATAAATTTTAAGAAAATTAAATATTAGAAAATATAGAATAATAGAAAGTAAATAAAGAGGATAGATCCGAAGCAATCTTTTTTTTAAGAAATCTAAAGGATTAAAATTAGTCAAGCCTTTACTTAATACCGAAGTATATAAGCCAAAACCAGACAGAAAAACAAATATTGAAAGCCCAATCAAAGCAGTATTATTAAAGATAACATTAAGATAGAGATTCAGGGGAACATAAGCAAAAAAATGAGTATAAAGTATCATGAACAATGCCATGACTCTTAATGCATCAAATTCAATAATTCTTGATAGTTTCAACAAAGATTGATCGTTACTTTTAATCATATTCTTACTGACTTTTTTTATTTTATCTACTGAAAACAAGCAGTAGGGTTACGAAGTCCACTTAAAAAAGCTTTTGCCCTTTGTTTAGAGGTTCCGTGATGACTTGGATCTTCATAGTGATTATCCCCTGTCATCGTCGCCATAATTACTCCTTCTTCGATATCCCCTGGTTCGAGAAGTCCTAACTGCTTGGTCGCAGAAAAGAACACACCGGCCAAACAATCAGCTTGCAATTCTAATACTACCACCGGAAGATTTTTGTCGAGCATTCCTAAATGTCGTTGCACAGAATGACCGTATTCATGGGCTAGAGAAAAATAAGCCGCAGAATCTCCGATACGGGATGCTAATTTGTTCATCTGTGTCATGTTAAGATGGATGGTGTTAGTCTGGCTACAATAATGAGCGATCATTGCCAAGCCGCAAGGAGTCATTTCTGCCCCTTTATGGGTATGGACAACGGGGTAAGTATACTTAACCCCTAACCGTTGCAGAAACCCTCCCCAAAACGCATCTAGTCCTTGACTCATCAATGATAAAGTAGGCGCGTCCCATGCAGCTTGAACAGGGTTTAAAGGAAATAATCCAAGCAATACTGAAATAAATCCGGCAGTAATTGTGTGTCTCATTTTGTTCACTATTTCCCATTTTTCTCCTGAAAAAATGCCCTGATCGTAGATAATGGGCCAAGTAGGAGTTAAAAAGGTATGATTTAGGCTATTTTCTTGATCCTAGTTCAAGCTTAAAATTTTGCCATAAATTAAACCTTAACTCTGACAATCTTCACATAATCCTTGAACCGTAACTTCATAACTTTCTGCTTTTAAGCGTGAGGGAAGGGAACGTAGGTTAATCTCCTCAAAAGCATCCCATTCAATATCCTCTATCTTGCCACAGTGACGACAACGAAAATGATGATGAGGACAAACATTCGCGTCATAGCGAGAGACCTTTTCTTCTAATAACACTTCTCGAATTAACCCAGACTCACGAAGGGTCTGTAAAGCACTGTAAACGGTCGCTTGAGAAGAAGTTGGAGTATTTTCGTTGAGAGTGGTCAAAATTTGCTCAGCAGTGGGATGATCCCGACGTGATAGCAAATTTGAGTACACCGCAAATCTTTGAGGTGTTACCCTTAACCCTTTCTCCTTAAGACGTTTGACAATTTTTCTGGCTGGCTCATCCATATCTTTAAATATAACTTAAAATTTTATCGCTGCTTACTCTATAATAACAATTATTTTTTTATTATTTAACCAACTTCGTAATGAATCTCAATAATAAGTATTTATTACTATTGACTTATTTTTAAATAAGAACTATTCTAACTTAAGTGGCGAAAGCCCAAATAAAGATGAAGTTCATACTATTAATGTGAGGTAAACATGGCTGTAATCGATCGCGTACCTGATGTAGTATTTAAGACCCGTGTTCGTGATGAGTCTGTTGGTGGGTCTAACCCTTATCGTTGGCAAGATCTGACCACTCAAGAGATTTTTGGCGGCAAAAAAGTAATTGTGTTCTCTCTCCCTGGAGCTTTCACTCCTACCTGTTCTTCTAATCATTTACCTCGTTATGAAGAGTTATACGCAGAATTTCAATCTCTAGGGGTTGATAAAATCGTTTGTATCTCTGTTAATGATGCGTTTGTGATGTTTAAATGGGGTCAACAACAAGAAGCTAAAAATGTCTTTTTGTTACCCGATGGTGCTGGAGAATTTACCCGCAAAATGGGTATGTTAGTAGATAAATCTAACATTGGTTTTGGAATGCGTTCTTGGCGTTATTCCATGTTAGTTAATGATGGCAACATTGAAAAACTTTTTGTTGAACCTGGTTTTTCTGATAATTGTGCCACTGATCCCTTTGAAGTATCTGACGCTGATACTATGTTAGCTTATCTCAAAGGAACTCAACCTGGAGGGGTTTCTGCTCCTCGTTTAGCTTTTGTTGGTTAAATTAACAATCTTTGATTGAGATAGGAGGAAGGGAAAATCAAATCCCTTCCTTATTCATTTTTGTTCTAGATAAAGAAACTGGTGGCTCTCCCGTACCTGTGGTGATAAGTAAAGCTTATAATTCGTAGGGTGAGCAAATATGTCCTGACGCTATTGTACCCGCTTATCTAACCGCAGAAAATCGGCTAAAATATATAAATAACAGCCTACCCACACCATTAATAACATGACACCTTCATCCCTTGCTGTGAGAGAACTTCCCCTATTTCCCTTACCTGAAGTGGTTTTATTTCCTGGACGGCCCCTTCCCCTCCATATCTTTGAATTTCGTTATCGTATGATGATGAATACTATCTTGGAAGATGACCGCCGTTTTGGTATATTAATGGTAGATCCCGTTAACGGTGAAATTGCCAAGGTTGGCTGCTGTGCGGAAGTTATTCGCTTTCAACGTTTACCTGATGATCGCATGAAAATCCTCACTATGGGACAACAAAGATTTCGGGTACTTGACTACGTGCGCGAAAAGCCTTATAGAATAGGATTAGTCGAATGGATTGAAGATAAACCCCCAACTATTAATCTTCGTCCCTTAGCTCAAGAAGTCGAGCAACTATTACGAGATGTGGTTCATCTTTCGGCTAAGTTAACTGACCAAAAAATTGAATTACCCGAAGATTTACCCGAACTTGCAGTAGAATTATCCTATTGGGTGGCAGGAAATCTCTATGGAGTCGCACCAGAACAACAGTCTCTCTTAGAAATGCAAGATACTGTCGCTCGTTTACAACGGGAGGCAGAAATTTTGACTTCTACTCGTAACCATTTAGCTGCTCGTACCGCTCTTAAAGATGTCTTAAATTAAGCTAAAGTCGGTCAATATCCGCTTGTGTAAACGATACCACAGAGTAACTGCCAAATATTTTTAATACTTCTGTATAACCAGCTAATTCCTTTAAAGCGTCTGGAATACAGTCATTTTCTGTACTTCCTTCTAAATCAAGAAAAAAGAGATATTCTCCTAGTGATCGCTTAGTAGGACGAGATTCAATTCTACTTAAATTAATGTGTCTTCTAGCTAAGACCTCTAAGGGTTTGACTAGCACACCTGGCACATTTTCAGGTACACTAAACGCTAAAGAAACTCTACTTTGTCCCCTAGTTGTCGGAGTTCTTTCTAATACCCAAAATCGAGTACAATTATCGGGGTAGTCATTAATATGATTGGCCAAAATTGGCAAATCATACAACTTTGACGCACGAGGGGCCGCGATCGCACCAGAAGTTGGTTGTAGATTAATTTCTGAGAGTGCTTCTGTGGTAGAATTAGTAGGAATTAGGCTCACAGAAGGTAGATGTCGCTCTAACCAGCTTTGACATTGAGCCAAAGCTTGGGGATGGGAATAAACGGTTTTAATCCCTTCTAGAGAGCTTCCCCGTGACAATAAGGCATGGGAGATGGGTAAAACTAGCTCTTGTTGAATTTTGAGGTCATCTAACTGCCATAGGGTATCTAGGGTAGTCGCAACACTGCCCTCTGTGGAATTTTCAACTGGGACGACGGCCCTTTGGGTTTCTCCTTTAGCTACTGCAAACAAAGTTTGAGCAATGCTAGGACAAGGACATAATATGGATTTTTGTCCCTGTTGTTGTTCTAACCAATGAGCATAAGCGATCGCGGCTGTTTCTGCGTTGGTTCCCGTCGGGCCAAGGTGAGCTAAGGAAATCACCATAAACAATATTATAAACAGGATTTCTCATTATCCATCATATCAGTTAAATAGGCACATAAAATCAATTACACAAAACATTGTAGGGGCGGGTTTTTTACATAAATCAATGATTCTCACAAAAAAGTTCAATAAACCCGCCCTGGGTTTTTTACATAAATCAATGATTCTCACAAAAAAGTTCAATAAACCCGCCCTGGGTTTTTTACATAAATCAATGATTCTCACAAAAAAGTTCAATAAACCCGCCCTGGTTGTATAACTTGACAAATTATTGATAATAAAAAACATTAAAAAGCTTATTTTGTCAATATTTTGCTCATAAATCTTAATTTAAGGGCAAAAGCTTGGCCTAATTCCCCACAAAACGGTATGATCACCGAATCTACTATATCGATTCTTTAAGAATTGTGAAGTAAAATTAAATTAGAGACACAATTTGTAACAAGTTATCTATGGAAGTTTGTTTTACTGCCACTGAATCTATCTCATTAATGGTCGAAGATCCCCTAGTTTCTATTCAACATTATCTCAGACAACCGCAAAGATTAGTCAAAGCGATCGCCGATCCCCAATTAATGGAACAGTTGTCTGAATTGCAATTTCGTCTAAAGATGCGTCCTCTCAATTTTATGGACATTTATCACTTTCAACCCACAGTTATTTTAGGGGTTTGGACAGATGGAAAAGGGAGAGTTTATTTAAGATCCGAAGGCTGTGAAATACGTGGAATTGACTATATTAATAATCGATTTTCTTTAAAACTAAAAGGACAACTTATTCCCGAAGAAAGTCAAGGCAAAACTTACTTACAAGGAAAAGCAAATTTAGAAGTAAAAGTTTCCTTACCTCCTGTATTATGGTTAACCCCCAAACCCTTATTAGAAGTAACTGGAAATGGACTTTTAAAGAGTGTCTTAGTAAGAATAAAACAAAGATTAGTTACTCAACTTCTCCATGATTATCATCATTGGATGAATGAATATTACTTACAAGAAACTCCTTTTGAAAATCAACTAACTACCTCAATTAATTCTGTCCCCAGTTGATATAGAACAAGGACGAAAAGAAAGACGATGATGCCAAGAGGGGCCATATTTTTGTAAAGCTAAACGATGTTTTTGGGTTCCATAACCCTTATTATTAGCCAGATCATACTGAGGGTATTTACTATCTAAACGAACCATTAAATCATCTCGCCAAACTTTAGCAATAATACTGGCCGCCGCAATAATAGCAAAGCGGCGATCGCCACCAATAATTGTTTTTTGAACAACAGTAACATCAGGAATTTTTTGATTACCATCCACTAAACAAAGTTCTGGTTTAACTATTAGCTTGTTTATCCCTCTTTTCATGGCTAATAGAGTAGCTTGTAAAATATTAATGCGA carries:
- the psbB gene encoding photosystem II chlorophyll-binding protein CP47, whose translation is MGLPWYRVHTVVLNDPGRLISVHLMHTALVAGWAGSMALYELAIFDPSDPVLNPMWRQGMFVLPFMARLGVTSSWGGWSVTGETGLNPGYWSFEGVAAAHIVLSGLLFLAAVWHWVFWDLELFVDARTGEPALDLPKMFGIHLFLSGLLCFGFGAFHLTGLWGPGMWVSDPYSLTGHVQPVAPEWGPAGFNPFNPGGVVAHHIAAGIVGIIAGLFHLTVRPPERLYKALRMGNIETVLSSSIAAVFFAAFVVAGTMWYGNATTPVELFGPTRYQWDNGFFQQEIARRVEANVAAGDSLTEAWSKIPEKLAFYDYVGNSPAKGGLFRTGSMVSGDGIAQSWLGHAVFKDKEGRVLNVRRMPNFFETFPIVMTDAEGVVRADIPFRRAESKLSVEQTGITVSFYGGALDGQVFSNPADVKKFARQAQLGEAFEFDRETLGSDGVFRTSPRGWFTFGHAVFALLFFFGHIWHGSRTLYRDVFAGIDPDLEEQVEFGLFAKVGDLSTRREG
- a CDS encoding acyltransferase family protein — encoded protein: MFSVDKIKKVSKNMIKSNDQSLLKLSRIIEFDALRVMALFMILYTHFFAYVPLNLYLNVIFNNTALIGLSIFVFLSGFGLYTSVLSKGLTNFNPLDFLKKRLLRIYPLYLLSIILYFLIFNFLKIYQPFDLQPIVRAIIGHLLCLQVIFYPKIPQMMTIWFIGMIVPFYLLFLITAALPIRKFIIANLFIFLLLVFIKFIFEINDIELIDLRLIFYYPIFVFGSIVAGFAEFFNRKQIYLKPAILLNLLLITIFSLFLQTQDQLTFPHSLHLKLIDVINVIYFFIHSFLFTTLLTLGVFLISQWIKQQKSLVVYLSNLSYAAYLLHRVVYGLFFFVINRQLNLPHLVRIPLFLLITILLFWISDKVVLLEKLLLKRVFPKIG
- a CDS encoding LON peptidase substrate-binding domain-containing protein translates to MTPSSLAVRELPLFPLPEVVLFPGRPLPLHIFEFRYRMMMNTILEDDRRFGILMVDPVNGEIAKVGCCAEVIRFQRLPDDRMKILTMGQQRFRVLDYVREKPYRIGLVEWIEDKPPTINLRPLAQEVEQLLRDVVHLSAKLTDQKIELPEDLPELAVELSYWVAGNLYGVAPEQQSLLEMQDTVARLQREAEILTSTRNHLAARTALKDVLN
- a CDS encoding DUF1997 domain-containing protein, with translation MEVCFTATESISLMVEDPLVSIQHYLRQPQRLVKAIADPQLMEQLSELQFRLKMRPLNFMDIYHFQPTVILGVWTDGKGRVYLRSEGCEIRGIDYINNRFSLKLKGQLIPEESQGKTYLQGKANLEVKVSLPPVLWLTPKPLLEVTGNGLLKSVLVRIKQRLVTQLLHDYHHWMNEYYLQETPFENQLTTSINSVPS
- a CDS encoding peroxiredoxin yields the protein MAVIDRVPDVVFKTRVRDESVGGSNPYRWQDLTTQEIFGGKKVIVFSLPGAFTPTCSSNHLPRYEELYAEFQSLGVDKIVCISVNDAFVMFKWGQQQEAKNVFLLPDGAGEFTRKMGMLVDKSNIGFGMRSWRYSMLVNDGNIEKLFVEPGFSDNCATDPFEVSDADTMLAYLKGTQPGGVSAPRLAFVG
- a CDS encoding Fic family protein; its protein translation is MTSYYQWLTQLEVVTLHNAIIRDYGGHSNILDEGALESTLHRPQNLVYYQPDSTVFDLAAAYGYGIVININHFFDYFFSSITIKILI
- the pheA gene encoding prephenate dehydratase, which codes for MVISLAHLGPTGTNAETAAIAYAHWLEQQQGQKSILCPCPSIAQTLFAVAKGETQRAVVPVENSTEGSVATTLDTLWQLDDLKIQQELVLPISHALLSRGSSLEGIKTVYSHPQALAQCQSWLERHLPSVSLIPTNSTTEALSEINLQPTSGAIAAPRASKLYDLPILANHINDYPDNCTRFWVLERTPTTRGQSRVSLAFSVPENVPGVLVKPLEVLARRHINLSRIESRPTKRSLGEYLFFLDLEGSTENDCIPDALKELAGYTEVLKIFGSYSVVSFTQADIDRL
- a CDS encoding Fur family transcriptional regulator — its product is MDEPARKIVKRLKEKGLRVTPQRFAVYSNLLSRRDHPTAEQILTTLNENTPTSSQATVYSALQTLRESGLIREVLLEEKVSRYDANVCPHHHFRCRHCGKIEDIEWDAFEEINLRSLPSRLKAESYEVTVQGLCEDCQS
- a CDS encoding AbrB/MazE/SpoVT family DNA-binding domain-containing protein, encoding MTTLKLKIIDNGVGITFPEEYLKHLGVKSGDEVLIRKEADGRIVLSPYNSDLAATMEAYQKVKELYHNTLKALSDQ
- a CDS encoding ribonuclease HII, producing the protein MLITTDAQIRENIFDPEDLIAGVDEVGRGALFGPVVVGVVVMPVSQLDNLIEIGVKDSKQLSPKKRKELSEKIKILANTYQISYASVKEIDRINILQATLLAMKRGINKLIVKPELCLVDGNQKIPDVTVVQKTIIGGDRRFAIIAAASIIAKVWRDDLMVRLDSKYPQYDLANNKGYGTQKHRLALQKYGPSWHHRLSFRPCSISTGDRIN
- a CDS encoding neutral zinc metallopeptidase, with protein sequence MRHTITAGFISVLLGLFPLNPVQAAWDAPTLSLMSQGLDAFWGGFLQRLGVKYTYPVVHTHKGAEMTPCGLAMIAHYCSQTNTIHLNMTQMNKLASRIGDSAAYFSLAHEYGHSVQRHLGMLDKNLPVVVLELQADCLAGVFFSATKQLGLLEPGDIEEGVIMATMTGDNHYEDPSHHGTSKQRAKAFLSGLRNPTACFQ